ACATGGTGGGGGACATGAACGGGGAATGCGCTCTGGTACTCTCTACACGCCGCAAATTGTCGGTTTTGCGAAGGCTCTGGAAATTGCGATCGCTTCTCAAGGTTCAGAGCAGCAACAAGTTTTAAATCTACGCGAACATCTATGGCAAAGATTGAGTGAAATAGAAGGCATAATTCTCAACGGACATCGCACCCAAAGACTTGCAGGAAATCTCAATGTCAGTTTTACAGAAATTAATGGAGCCGCCTTAATGCTTGCCTTGCAACCGATTGTTGCTGTCTCTTCAGGTTCTGCTTGTAGTTCCGCGAAAACCGCTCCTTCCCATGTCTTGCTAGCTTTAGGACATTCTAAAGAATTAGCCTATGCTTCCATTCGGTTTGGCATTGGTAGATTTAATACTTTCGATGAGATTGAAACTGTCTCTAATCATGTAATTGCTTCAGTGCGATCGCTAAAAAAATAAACATTTCAGCATGATCACGCTCGATAATAAGCCCATCTACTTACTGCACATGCAACAGCGAAAGCTGATAATAATTTTCTGCATGGGTGATCGCCTTTTGTTGTTCCTCTTCCGAAAGCTCGCGCATCACCTTCGCAGGCACACCCGCCACCACCACACCCGCAGGCACATCCTTAGTCACCACCGCCCCCGCACCCACAATACTCCCCGCCCCAATTTTCACCCCTTCCAACAGGATTGCCCCCATCCCAATCAAGCAACCGCGCCCAATTTCTGCACAATGAATCACCGCCCGATGTCCGATCGTCACATATTCACCAATTATCAAAGGCTGGTCAGGATCACCATGCAAGATCGCCCCATCTTGAATATTCGTGCAATAACCAATCTCCATGCGATTGATATCCGCCCTAATTACCACCTTATACCAAATATTTACGCGATCGCTAAGATGTACATCACCGATTACCACCGCATCACTAGCAATAAAAGCCGCGCGATCGCGATCGGGAGTAGGAAGTTGCGAATAGGGAAGATGCATATTGTTTATTATTGTAGGAGCGTGCTTAGCAGGCTCTTATAATAATAAACAATATGCCAGCCAATAACCTATGTCACAACCCCTCGATTTAGCCCAAACTCCAGCCCAGACTGAAGATTTATTGCTTTCGGTGCGTAATTTACAGGTTAGCTTTAGGGGCGATGAAGGGCTCGTCCATGCTGTCAAAAATATTTCCTTTGACCTTGCTCAAGGACAAACCCTTGGCATCGTTGGCGAATCTGGCTCTGGCAAATCGGCAACAGCTTTAGCAATCATGGGCTTATTGGGGGAGTCTGGCAAAATTACCAATGGGGAAGTTATATTTCGACCCAGTGGCGAGTCACCCCTTGATCTAGTGCGCGTATCGCCGCAGAAAATGCTCAAATACCGAGGCGATCGCATATCGATGGTATTTCAGGAGCCGATGACATCGCTCAATCCCTTGTTTACTTGCGGCTATCAGGTGATCGAAGCAATTCGGCTCCATCAAAAAGTATCGGAGCAAGAAGCAGAAGCACGCACGATTCAGCTATTTCAGGAAGTGCAATTACCAAATCCTGAGCAATTAATTGAACGCTATCCCCACGAACTTTCGGGCGGTCAATTGCAACGGGTGATGATTGCGATGGCGATTTCCTGCAATCCACAGTTGATTATTGCTGATGAGCCGACAACGGCGCTAGATGTGACTGTGCAAGCGACAATTTTGGAGTTGCTCAAAGAAATTCAGCGATCGCGTCAGATGTCGATGATTTTTATTACCCATGATTTAGGGATTTTGGCAGAAATTGCAGATCGAGCGATCGTCATGAATCAAGGCGAAGTCGTCGAAAGTGGCGATACACAAGCCATCTTCCAAACACCAAAACATCCCTATACTAAGGGTTTAATCGCCTGCCGTCCGCAACCCGATCGCCAGTTGCGGCTATTACCAACGGTGAGCGATTTTATGGAAATACAGAACGGGCAGATGGTGGAGAAAGAACCAAGTGATCCTCGTTATTTAGAAGTTGTTCCACCTGAGGAAACTGTTGCTCGTCTAGCAGAATTGCAAAAACAAGAACCAATTCTCTCCGTGCAGAATCTCAGAATTGAGTTCCCAATTCGCAGCATTTTAGGACTCAAAAAACGCTATCTCGTTGCTGTCAATAATATTAGCTTTGATGTCTATCGTGGTGAAACCCTTGGACTAGTGGGTGAGTCAGGCTGTGGCAAAACCACTACAGGTCGAGCAATTCTGGGCTTGACCAATGGCGTGATGGGTTCTGTTAAATTTGAAGGACATGAAATTTCTCAACTCAAAGGAGAAGCATTACAAAAGTTACGCTGTGATCTGCAAGTAGTATTTCAAGATCCTTACGGTTCACTCAATCCGCGCATGAGTGTCGGTGATGCGATCTCTGAACCATTGATCGTCCATAGTCATCAAGAGCGCTTTGAACGTTATCGCAAAGCCGAATCTAGACGCGAAAGAGTCGCATATTTGCTAGAACGTGTGGGCTTGACTAAAAGTGCGATGCGCCGCTATCCTCACGAGTTCTCAGGTGGTCAACGTCAACGTATTTGTATTGCTAGAGCCTTGGCACTCAATCCCAAATTGATTATTGCTGATGAGCCTGTGTCCGCCCTTGACGTGTCGGTACAGGCACAAGTTCTCAATCTTCTAAAGGAACTCCAAGCGGAATTTGGCTTAACCTATATCTTCATTTCCCATGATCTCGGTGTGGTCAAATTTATGAGCGATCGCATCATGGTGATGAACAAAGGCGAAATCGTCGAATTAAACACTGCCGAATCCATCTACACCAATCCCCAACAGCCCTACACTCAAAAGCTAATCAGTGCCATTCCCAAAGCTTTAGTTTTATCTCCCTAAAAACCTATTTTGTAGGGTCGCAAAGCGTCTCTGCAAAATACTCTCAACTTAAGAAGGTAATTATGCTAACTCTCACCAAAAAATATTCCCTTACCGAGTACTTTGATCGTGAAATTCTTTCAGAGACAAGAAATGAATACATTGATGGAGAAATCAATCCGATGACTGGCGGTACACCCACACACAATACTCTTGTTGTTAACTTACTATCTTTGCTGCATATAGCTTTACCAAGTCCCTATCTAGTTTTTGTCACCGATCAACGCCTCTGGCTTCCTGATCGCCGTATTGCCACTTACCCTGATGTGATGGTCATGGCTGAGCCATTGGAATATCAAGAAGGACGAAAAGATACCTTAGTCAATCCCATTTTGATTGCCGAAATTCTATCGCCATCCACAGCCAGCTATGATCGGACTGGCAAATTTGCATCCTATCGAACTATTCCCTCGTTCAAGGAATATTTGCTCATTTCTCAAGATCGCAAGTATGTTGAACATTTTTATAAAGAAGGTGATCGCTGGATATTTACTGCTTATGAAAATGATGCAACTATTTCTCTAACATCATTTGAAATCGCGATCGCCACTTCCGTTTTGTATAATCGCATTAACTTTGAATCAGAATCTTTGGAGTAAAAGTAATGACACAAGTTGTAAATTCATTGTACGAACAAGATATTTTGCTCTGGGTAGAAGAAACAGTTGCCAAACTCAGAGCGCATGATTTTGAAAATTTAGATTTGGACAACTTGATTGAAGAGGTAGAATCTTTGGGGATTTCACAGAAAAAAGAATTGATTAGTCGTTTAATCACATTGATAGAACATTTGCTCAAGCGTTTGTATGTCGATATCCCCTACGACTTCAATGGCTGGGAACGCACAATTCGTAACCAGCGTAACGAACTTCAGGTTTTGCTCAAGCAAGTCCCAAGCCTCAAAACTCGTTGGAATGACAGCTTTGCTGATGCATGGGAAATTGCCCTCAAGACTGTGCGTGAAGAATATCGAGAAGTTAAATTCCCTAATCGATGGGAATTCTCAAGTGATTTGCAGATAATGCTGAGCGATAGATTTTGGGAAATAGAATAGAGAGCGCAAAGCGCTCTCTATCCTTAAGATAACAATAAAGCTTCTGCTAGTTCTTTATCCATTTGTTCCGCAGAGGCGATCGCATCGGTCATGATTTGGCGAGGACTAAGCCCATTGTGATAAGCGGCTAGCCAACGTTGGGCTTCATTGCCTTGGTCAAGAATTTTTTTCAAGGGCGAGAGGAAACACCAAACCCCATTATCCTTCGCACGCGATCGCAATTCTTCGTATTGATTCGAGATCCATTCCCTTGCGGTAATTTGTTCACCAGTTTGCCAATGGGTTAATACTGCATCCAGGCTATTAATAGCAGCAGCCACTTCATTTTGATCGGCGATCGCCGCAAGTTCATCAGGCGTGAACTTAGTTGCATGGGGCGCAAGGGGATCGAGCGATGAACCGATTCCAGCTTCGAGAAATTGATTCAGGCGCATTTCTAAAAGTGCCGTAATCGCGAGTAAGGCGACGGGATCGATCACTAGATCAGAAATCCGCAACTCTAAACGGTTAAGGTTGTAGGGGCGATTATCACCATTGGGACGCACCGATGACCAAAGATGACGCACATTTTGCATCGTACCTAACTGCAATTGTTGTTCTGTCCATTCTACAAAATGATGATGACTGCTAAATAAAGGAACTAGCTTCGGAGTTTTGGGAAACATTTGCCAACGGGAAGAATGGAAACCTGTAGCTTTACCATCAAGGAAAGGAGATGCGGCACTCAGGGCTAGATAGAGGGGTGCTTCTAAACGAATTAGCCGACAGGCCGCGATTAATAACTCTAGATCGGGGATACCAACATTAATATGAATGCTTGCAGTTACGACATCAGTTCCGTAGGTCTGCTCAATATAAGTGTGATAAGGATTCTGGGGATCAGAACGATAAAAATGATCGACCCCACCCAAAGCAAGCGTACTCCCTGGCATCAAAGTGTAATCACCAAGCGATCGCAAATAGCTGCGTAGCTTCTGGCGCGGCTCTACCAATGCCATCAGCAACGGCTCATATTTATGAAAAGGCGGCGTGATGTATTCGACATTGCGACTGTCAGGCTCGCGCACAAACCCATTTAGATTAGCTACAATGCGATCGCTAAAGCCCACCACATCCCCCGTTGGTGTAGAGGTGTAGATTTCCACTTCAAAGCCTTTGGATAAAAGCACGGGAGGTTTCCTTTTGCTATAGACACGATTACTAGCCTACCCTGCAATGCGATCAAAAAGTAGAGGGGGCGCAAAGCACCCCCTCTACTTTTTTAATTAACTAACTTTTCATCAGTTCTTTCATGTTTTTGGCTGCTAAGGCATAGCCACCATCGGCTCCATCCACAAAATGCACTTGGCGACCATCGCGCTCAAACACTAAGCAAGTCATCAGGGCGCGATCGGACACATGAAACCCATAAACTAACCGACCTTCCTTAAACTTTTTGTCTAGATACTCAGTTAATTTTTGGCGTTGTCTGGCTTTACCAGAAATCACCATTCTTAGGACATCATCAAATTTTTTGAAGTCAGTGGCTTCGGAAACAATTTGTTTATAATCTCCCCAATTAAACCCTCCAATTTGAATATTAAATGTCATAAAGATCAACCCCAGTAAATTAATCAGGCGCAATTTCCACAAATACAACTTCCGTTTTAGCCACCCCTGAGAAACAGCAAAAACTTTCGTCTCTGACGATAGGTTCTTGTTCTTAAAAGCAAGTTGCAAGTTCTCAGATACGACAGGGTTACAGTCTATCCCCGTCCCATAGATGCGCTCAATTTGGGTAATTACTTCCCGATAGAGAAGATCAATTTGGCTTTGACTTGGGGCTGTTACAAAAATGATTAAACTAAGAATCTCCTCATGGCGGGTGGGAATATCTTGCCAACGACATTCTAAGCCAGAGAAATCAGCGATCGGATAGGAGTTTTTGTGTCTAGGACTGTACAAATCCGTTGTTGCTTGATCCTTAACTAAACTTGTCGCATAGCTGATGCCTCCACCTCTGAGGATCGCTTGCACATAGTTGTCAGAGATGCGGAGCTTGGCAACTTTGATGTCATAGCTTGATGTAATAGTCGCAAGTGGGACAATCCCGATGCGTAATTTAAGATTAAATTCTTCAGCAGCTAATTTCTGCACAGCCAATAATGCTTGCTCTGCTTCTGGGATAAATCTTGGGGGAATGAGGATAGATGCGCCATCACCACCGAATACGAAGGGAATCTCTAATTCTCCAACTATATTTAAAATCACAATAATGGAACAAGCGCCTAAGAGATTGATATCTTTGTATCTGCCATCCTCGATCGCTTTAGTAGAATCGGCAATATCAGTAATAATTGCAGCCCAGTCATCAGGAACTTCATAAAAATTCTCGCTATGAGTAATATCGGCAAAATTTTGAAGAACAGGTAGATCGGCATAAAAGTTTTCAGAACTCGTATTTCGTGGCTGAAAATCTTGAATACTCATCTCAGTAGGCTTGAATGCGATCGTAAATTACCTAATCATAACAATAAAGCAGAATTGAGCATAACCGCCAGTTGGCTGTTGTGGCGATCATTGGCTATATTTCCACTCTAAAATAGGTTGTAAGTTAGGGAGAAATAAATGCCATTCTCTTGCCAAGTTTTGCGACTATTTGGCACATTTATGAGTGGAATACCGTAGTTTAACAAAGCTGTCATACGGTTTCCCATCTGCCATCGCAAGCCTATACCTGTACCCACTAGCAAATTTTGAGCTGGATTTGCCTCACCTGAACTTGTCCAAACCATTGCTGAGTCAATAAATGGCACGATTTGTAAAATCCCTTCAACTTCAGGAACGCGCAAAACTGGAATCCTCACTTCTGCGGATAATGATGCGCCATTGTCACCTAGCAATAAATCCTGACGGTAGCCGCGCAAAGTATCTTGTCCACCAAACCCAATTTGTTGAAGTGGCACAAGCGGGCGATCGCTTAGTTGCAAATCGCCACGAAATAGCAGTAGCGTTGCAGGAGCTAGTAAGTTAACATATTGTGCCTGTCCACGAAAAGAGACAAATCGGCTATCAGGGAAACTGGAATTCACTGTAGAACCAAATACACCACCCAGACCAATATTTAGTTGGGTACGAAATGCCAAAACCGATTGACTAGAACGTTGTGTGTAGTCTTGAAAAAAGCTCAACACAGAAACCTTGGTGACACCGTTGTTATCTGCACCTGCTGATAGAGGAAAAGGGATTTTGAGAAGTGTTGCTAGGCTTTCACGATAGGAGCCACTGATCCCAAATGCTAGCTCTTGGCTGGGAGTTTGCAGAACGGGTTGCCGAAACGTGAAATCGTAATTGGTCGAGTTTGAATAGATATCAAGAATATTGAAAGGTGTTTCAATGACATTGCTATTGCTATTACTGAATGAGATCGCAATTGTGCCATTATAAGGATTGATAGGGATATTGTAGTTGAGATCGTAAGCATTACTTCCATCGGTATTGCTATAGCCAACGGTTAGGGAATCTCCTAAACCAGTCAGATTTGCTTCGCTAACTTGAATGCGCCGACGGAAGGAACCAACACTGGGAGCGCGGTTGTTGTCCAGAGATAGTTGAACGTTAAATGTTTCTGCTTCTCTTACTTTCAATTCAAGGATATTTTTACCGACGCGATCGCCTGCTGAGAGTTCGGCGGAAATATTGGCGATCAGGGGATTGAGTTGCAGTACTTGTAAGGCTTCGATCAGACGATCTCGATTGAGCGGCGCACCTGTGGCGATGTTAATGCGCGATCGCACATAGTCGGGGCTGAGCCGATTGGTTCCTATGACTTTAATCTCTTCGAGTCCACCTTCAATTACTTGGATTTTGACGATGCCAGCTCCCAAGTTTTGGGGTGGAATATAAGCGCCAGAGGTGATATAGCCCTTGCTAATGTAGAGATTGGTAATTGCTGAACGTGCTTGTAGAAGTTCGGTAAAGGTTAGCGATCGCTTGTTAAATTTATCAAGGACTTCATTCAATTCTGCGGTACTAAATACGGTACTGCCTAATACTTCAAATTGCTGAACTGCGATCGCTCCTGATTCTGTCGGTTCAAAGTTAGTAGGTGGAACTGTCTGGCTAGGAGGCTTGAGTAATTGCTCAGGTGAGGGTAAGGGGGCAGGGATGTTTTGGGGTAAGGGTGGTGGCGTAGTGGGCGTGATGATTTGGGGTGTTTGAGCAAAAGCTTGTGATGGCATTATTGCTATCCATGCTGTGCCTAGCAAGTTGAAGATGTAAAGATTAGAAATGAGAGACGACTTGGATCTATTCTTGCTCAAAGTCTTATTCCTGAAACTGACGAATATTAATGATACGAATTTAGAAGCTACATCCTTTATATTTCATGTCCTCAAACATGTCAAATTTATTATCAAAAGATTAAAGATGGTGTAAATTAATCTCTCTCATTGTTTGTTTTTTATGATAGTAGTTGCACTAAATAATGTTGTTATTAAGTCTTAGAGATTTCCGAGGTATGGTTTTGGCAAGATGGCGTATTTAGTCTCGCGATCACAACTATGGGGCAGTCTCTAATAGAGGGATTCCACAGCTTGAGTCTTTAAATATGAACTTACTGATTCGTTGTATTTTAATAGCACAAACTTCACGATCAGAAGCTGCAAATATCTTTCGTAAAGTGCTTAAAAAATATATAGATTAAGTTCGTTAATCAATCTTACTAAAGATATTTAAAGAATCATCATCCTTATATCTAGGTATAGGGTTAATAGTAAAATCAATAAATTTGCGATCCCAAAGAAATTTTTGTAAAAACAAAAATTTGCGAGGCATTTCTTAATATTTTTTACCGTAATAAACAACATTAAAATGTTATGTTTATTACGGTGATAGATTGAATGAAATTAAAGTAAAAAGTTTAAATCTGTTTAAGACAGTTACTCTTTCTTTCTCTTAATCAGTACTGGCGTTAAATTCTGATGACAAAATAAGAGTTGTAGATTTTGGTTTGTTCCTGAGTCACACAATCACCTTTTAACGCTATCTCCTAATTTACCAAAAGCCCACAAAGGAGGGTTTATGGATAGTTATAGTTGGCGCGGAGCGATGCTTGTAGCTTGTGCAGTTTCAGGTGCAGTTTCAAGTTTTGTTTGTTTTTCTCAAGCAAGTTTTGCTCAAAGCGCGATCGCACCTGACACGACTTTGCCTGTGAATACGGTCGTTAATTTTAATAGTGTCAATAGAACCTACACAATTACTGGCGGTACGCAGGTTGGCACAAATCAGTTTCATAGTTTTCAAGATTTTTCTGTCCCGATGGCAAATACTGCTCATTTTGATAATGCGCTGACTACGGCTAATGTGATTGGTCGGGTGACTGGTTATAATATTTCTGATATCGATGGAACTTTAAGAACTAATGGAAATGCAAATTTATATTTGATTAATCCCAACGGGATTATTTTTGGTGCTAATGCAAAGCTTGATATTGCTGGTTCTTTTACTGCGAGTACTGCTAATAGCATTAAGTTTTCGGATGGTAGCGAGTTTAGTGCCACCAATCCGCAAGCACCGCCTTTGTTGCAAGTAAATGTGCCGTTGGGTTTACAATTAGGCAAAAGCGAAATAGGGGCGACAATTACGAATCGCGGCAATCTCGCTACTGGACAAGATTTAACCTTGACTGCCGATCAGCTAGATTTGCAGTCAAGGTTACAGGCAGGGCGAGATTTAACGCTGCAAGCACAAGATGTCGTCAAAATTCGAGATGCTGCCATCAATCCACTTGTTCTTACATCTGGCAGAGATATGAGAATTCAAGGCAATCAGAGTGTTGATATCTTTGCACTTAATCACCTTCAGACACAGATTTTGAGTGGTAGAAATTTAAGCCTGATTAGTAATGCGGATATTTCTGGTGATGCCCATTTCTCCAGTGGTGGCAATCTTTCCTTCCTAACGACAACAGGAGCAGTAGGAAATTTTGTTAGTAAATATGATCCGATCATCTATGCTAATGGCGATGTAATATTTGGAGATTATACGGGTGCAGCACTTAAGGTAGAAGCAATGGGAAGTATCCAAGGAGGAGATATCACTATTTTATTTCCTGATACTTCTGGCTCAATCCCATTAAGCGATCCAGACTTTACGATGCTAACTACCAGTCCTTCATTGATTTTGAGGGCAGGGGTAGTTTCAGTACCATTTGCGAATATTCCGCTAACTACTGGAGGTACTATCTTCTCTTCATCCGTTTTAGTAGGGAACCAAGTAGGAAGTATCACAGTTTCGAGTATAGATACATCTTCTCTCTTCTCTGATGCTGGCAGTGTTTTGCTTTCAAGTCGCAATGGCAACATTAATACTAGAAATGGACTTATTAATGCTTCTAGTTTTTTGGGGCTTGGTGGAGAGGTAACGTTAACAGCAGGGCAAGATATTCTGTCTGGAAATATCGATACATCTTCTCCCTTCTCGGATGCTGGTAGTGTTTTGCTTTCAAGTCGCAATGGCAACATTAATACTAGAAATGGACTTATTAATGCTTCTAGTTTTTTGGGGCTTAGTGGACAAGTAACGCTAACAGCAGGGCAAGATATTCTCTCTGGAAGTATCGATACATCTTCTCTAGATTCTAATGCTGGCAACGTTTCACTTTTGAGTCTCAACGGTAATATTGATACTCGCAGTGGAATGGTTAATGCTTCTAGTTTTTTGGGGCTTGGTGGGAAAGTCATTCTAACAGCAGTTGAGGATGTTAAAGTTGGGAATGTCTTGACATTTGGAAAATCTGGTGGAGATATAGCGATCAATTCTCGCTCTATATCTGTTGTAAATAGTGCGTTATCATCTAGTGCTTTTGGGCAAGGCAACGCAGGAAATATAACCTTTACCGCTACTGGTTTAGTTTCATTTGATGGTGGTGGAGTATTTAGCCTTCTAGAAGCTAGTGCAGTAGGTAAAGCTGGGGATATAACAGTTAAGACAGGCTCCTTAATTGTCAAAAATGGCGCTCAGTTATTGACTTATACAAAGGGACAAGGGAATGCAGGAAACATTAATGTTACCGCTACTGATTCAGTGTTATTTTCTGGTTTAGGTAGTGGTGCGTTCACTACCATGGAAGATGGTGCAGTAGGTGATGCTGGCAATGTGAATATTAATGCAAAATCTGTATCTGTCACAGATAGAGCACAGTTAGTATCTAGCACCTTAGGGCATGGGAATGCGGGAAATATTACCATTAATGCATCTGATTCGGTCTCATTT
This genomic stretch from Pseudanabaena galeata CCNP1313 harbors:
- a CDS encoding gamma carbonic anhydrase family protein; its protein translation is MHLPYSQLPTPDRDRAAFIASDAVVIGDVHLSDRVNIWYKVVIRADINRMEIGYCTNIQDGAILHGDPDQPLIIGEYVTIGHRAVIHCAEIGRGCLIGMGAILLEGVKIGAGSIVGAGAVVTKDVPAGVVVAGVPAKVMRELSEEEQQKAITHAENYYQLSLLHVQ
- a CDS encoding ABC transporter ATP-binding protein → MSQPLDLAQTPAQTEDLLLSVRNLQVSFRGDEGLVHAVKNISFDLAQGQTLGIVGESGSGKSATALAIMGLLGESGKITNGEVIFRPSGESPLDLVRVSPQKMLKYRGDRISMVFQEPMTSLNPLFTCGYQVIEAIRLHQKVSEQEAEARTIQLFQEVQLPNPEQLIERYPHELSGGQLQRVMIAMAISCNPQLIIADEPTTALDVTVQATILELLKEIQRSRQMSMIFITHDLGILAEIADRAIVMNQGEVVESGDTQAIFQTPKHPYTKGLIACRPQPDRQLRLLPTVSDFMEIQNGQMVEKEPSDPRYLEVVPPEETVARLAELQKQEPILSVQNLRIEFPIRSILGLKKRYLVAVNNISFDVYRGETLGLVGESGCGKTTTGRAILGLTNGVMGSVKFEGHEISQLKGEALQKLRCDLQVVFQDPYGSLNPRMSVGDAISEPLIVHSHQERFERYRKAESRRERVAYLLERVGLTKSAMRRYPHEFSGGQRQRICIARALALNPKLIIADEPVSALDVSVQAQVLNLLKELQAEFGLTYIFISHDLGVVKFMSDRIMVMNKGEIVELNTAESIYTNPQQPYTQKLISAIPKALVLSP
- a CDS encoding Uma2 family endonuclease; this encodes MLTLTKKYSLTEYFDREILSETRNEYIDGEINPMTGGTPTHNTLVVNLLSLLHIALPSPYLVFVTDQRLWLPDRRIATYPDVMVMAEPLEYQEGRKDTLVNPILIAEILSPSTASYDRTGKFASYRTIPSFKEYLLISQDRKYVEHFYKEGDRWIFTAYENDATISLTSFEIAIATSVLYNRINFESESLE
- a CDS encoding DUF29 domain-containing protein, with the translated sequence MTQVVNSLYEQDILLWVEETVAKLRAHDFENLDLDNLIEEVESLGISQKKELISRLITLIEHLLKRLYVDIPYDFNGWERTIRNQRNELQVLLKQVPSLKTRWNDSFADAWEIALKTVREEYREVKFPNRWEFSSDLQIMLSDRFWEIE
- the gshA gene encoding glutamate--cysteine ligase: MLLSKGFEVEIYTSTPTGDVVGFSDRIVANLNGFVREPDSRNVEYITPPFHKYEPLLMALVEPRQKLRSYLRSLGDYTLMPGSTLALGGVDHFYRSDPQNPYHTYIEQTYGTDVVTASIHINVGIPDLELLIAACRLIRLEAPLYLALSAASPFLDGKATGFHSSRWQMFPKTPKLVPLFSSHHHFVEWTEQQLQLGTMQNVRHLWSSVRPNGDNRPYNLNRLELRISDLVIDPVALLAITALLEMRLNQFLEAGIGSSLDPLAPHATKFTPDELAAIADQNEVAAAINSLDAVLTHWQTGEQITAREWISNQYEELRSRAKDNGVWCFLSPLKKILDQGNEAQRWLAAYHNGLSPRQIMTDAIASAEQMDKELAEALLLS
- a CDS encoding DUF3095 domain-containing protein; this encodes MSIQDFQPRNTSSENFYADLPVLQNFADITHSENFYEVPDDWAAIITDIADSTKAIEDGRYKDINLLGACSIIVILNIVGELEIPFVFGGDGASILIPPRFIPEAEQALLAVQKLAAEEFNLKLRIGIVPLATITSSYDIKVAKLRISDNYVQAILRGGGISYATSLVKDQATTDLYSPRHKNSYPIADFSGLECRWQDIPTRHEEILSLIIFVTAPSQSQIDLLYREVITQIERIYGTGIDCNPVVSENLQLAFKNKNLSSETKVFAVSQGWLKRKLYLWKLRLINLLGLIFMTFNIQIGGFNWGDYKQIVSEATDFKKFDDVLRMVISGKARQRQKLTEYLDKKFKEGRLVYGFHVSDRALMTCLVFERDGRQVHFVDGADGGYALAAKNMKELMKS
- a CDS encoding ShlB/FhaC/HecB family hemolysin secretion/activation protein, with translation MSKNRSKSSLISNLYIFNLLGTAWIAIMPSQAFAQTPQIITPTTPPPLPQNIPAPLPSPEQLLKPPSQTVPPTNFEPTESGAIAVQQFEVLGSTVFSTAELNEVLDKFNKRSLTFTELLQARSAITNLYISKGYITSGAYIPPQNLGAGIVKIQVIEGGLEEIKVIGTNRLSPDYVRSRINIATGAPLNRDRLIEALQVLQLNPLIANISAELSAGDRVGKNILELKVREAETFNVQLSLDNNRAPSVGSFRRRIQVSEANLTGLGDSLTVGYSNTDGSNAYDLNYNIPINPYNGTIAISFSNSNSNVIETPFNILDIYSNSTNYDFTFRQPVLQTPSQELAFGISGSYRESLATLLKIPFPLSAGADNNGVTKVSVLSFFQDYTQRSSQSVLAFRTQLNIGLGGVFGSTVNSSFPDSRFVSFRGQAQYVNLLAPATLLLFRGDLQLSDRPLVPLQQIGFGGQDTLRGYRQDLLLGDNGASLSAEVRIPVLRVPEVEGILQIVPFIDSAMVWTSSGEANPAQNLLVGTGIGLRWQMGNRMTALLNYGIPLINVPNSRKTWQENGIYFSLTYNLF
- a CDS encoding two-partner secretion domain-containing protein: MDSYSWRGAMLVACAVSGAVSSFVCFSQASFAQSAIAPDTTLPVNTVVNFNSVNRTYTITGGTQVGTNQFHSFQDFSVPMANTAHFDNALTTANVIGRVTGYNISDIDGTLRTNGNANLYLINPNGIIFGANAKLDIAGSFTASTANSIKFSDGSEFSATNPQAPPLLQVNVPLGLQLGKSEIGATITNRGNLATGQDLTLTADQLDLQSRLQAGRDLTLQAQDVVKIRDAAINPLVLTSGRDMRIQGNQSVDIFALNHLQTQILSGRNLSLISNADISGDAHFSSGGNLSFLTTTGAVGNFVSKYDPIIYANGDVIFGDYTGAALKVEAMGSIQGGDITILFPDTSGSIPLSDPDFTMLTTSPSLILRAGVVSVPFANIPLTTGGTIFSSSVLVGNQVGSITVSSIDTSSLFSDAGSVLLSSRNGNINTRNGLINASSFLGLGGEVTLTAGQDILSGNIDTSSPFSDAGSVLLSSRNGNINTRNGLINASSFLGLSGQVTLTAGQDILSGSIDTSSLDSNAGNVSLLSLNGNIDTRSGMVNASSFLGLGGKVILTAVEDVKVGNVLTFGKSGGDIAINSRSISVVNSALSSSAFGQGNAGNITFTATGLVSFDGGGVFSLLEASAVGKAGDITVKTGSLIVKNGAQLLTYTKGQGNAGNINVTATDSVLFSGLGSGAFTTMEDGAVGDAGNVNINAKSVSVTDRAQLVSSTLGHGNAGNITINASDSVSFSNYSAVFSDVKSGAVGNGGNVTINARSLSITDSAQLLTDTYGHGNAGNVKIVATDSVFLSGVDANLYHSAISSSTRSNFGNGGLISINTNSMNINDGAFLDSSTFSNKIGGNIEINAQNLHISNDGQISSAAINTGNAGNITINLGQSLILDGVGSKITAKTDVNSSGNGGSIFIDPPLVSITNGAEISVNSLGTGAGGNLQIIAGKFVFANNALLSATTASGEGGNINLQIADIFFPRKHSQITATAGKNGNGGNITLSALFLVSVPSENNDIFANAFFGKGGNLNITTQGILGFQFPPRPTPLSDITASSEFGI